From Solanum lycopersicum chromosome 4, SLM_r2.1:
TGCTTAATCTTCGATGGGTTTCTCAGTTTCCATGGCGGAATTGAACAGAACATCGAATTTGTGAAAACAACCATTTCTGATAGTTAATAGACTGTAAAAACCGATGAACCAAAACTAATTAACAACAAAAGAATCGCAATTGAACAAAATTAGGAGAGGAAAATGTAATCAAAAGATTAAATAGATTGTATATTTGAAGAATCTTTAAAGGGTTACCTTAATGGATCTGAACTGAATATGAAGTTACGAACTGAAGATCACGGCTTCTTGTTCCCTCCGCTTGATCGGTAACCACGCTTTAATTTATTGATCTATTTTGACTTACCAAATTATgattaacttaaaaatttatcaaatctATTATTTACGTTAATTTTAACTAGTTGACAGTTTAtcaaagacaaaaataattcacaatgagtttaaaagataaattaaaagtaagtattttcatacttcatcattGATAACGTGAtcgaattaaaattaattatgtgaaaattaatttaatataaataaaattagttttaattaacaaataattaaaccATTGAACTTTTTCTTGTAAATAATAATAGATGAATCAAACGTTCACggacattaaaaaaaaaaaagtttaaatgtgCAAGTCCTCCCAATCAAACAAGCAACCGATGACCATCATAAAAGCAAGAGATATAGTAGACGTTTGGCCACATAATTTTACAgcttaaatttataattttgatttgaataGTTATAtgtaaataagtaaaattttaaattaaattttaagtttcttaaaatgtattatttcaagtttaattagtgattttaatattaaacttcatttttttttaacaacgTGACGACAAATATTCTACtataaaagaaacataaaaatatattatttatttatgtagtACATCAAGATGTTCCGATATCTTAATATATGAAGAATGAATGAACTAATAATTTACACAATTGCTAAGAGACTTCATAGGTAAGTAAGAAGTTGAAATGTCTCATACTAATATAATGACCGTCTAAAATGTATAACAATAACAACTTTTGTCTATTTGAGACTCCTAATTGATTTGCTCAATGTAACAAAGCTCTAAGCGACTGCTACTTTTAAATTCAACGAACATActcacttcatttatttttatttatcatgttacattttttaaaagttaatttaattaatttttaaaattaaattatattacattaattttatatatttaaaaattatataaataatattataaattgcaaTATTTTGCATAGTGTTTATCACAATTTCTTATACTGTAactataaaaatagaaaccatgacaaataataaaaatcattcTTTGCATGTTCTAAAATTGCTAAATACTTTAATATTTGTCTGGACCAATAGAAAATGGGGAAAATGCCACGTGTTCGGAGGAGAATGCTTATGACCCTACACGCTAAATGTAAAAATATCATTGAAAATTTCAGAACATGCATGCACCTTTATGCCTACCTCTCCAAGAAAAGTGGAGAAAATAGCCAAAATAAAGGTCACACacatttttagtattattttttcactttacgACAATACTAACTAATATACCACGAATCTTCTGCACTTTTTTTCCCCATATTTttgcatatataaatatgaaaaaaaatacttgcTCAAAAAAAAgcaagagagaaaaataaataaaaatggcgATAAATGGTAGATTGTTACGTACCTCTAAGCAAATGGGCTTAGGTAACAATAATGGTGGCCAGAATCAGTATTATTCTTTGATGAATAATTATTCGTTACGATTTAAATGTTTGAACAAAGGTAGACTTATTGGCGGAGCAGAGAAGAAGGTAGTAGTAGTAGCAACTAAGGCTGTTGGTACTGCGGTTGTATCTGAACCAATTACTACACAAAATTGGAAGATTTCAGATGTAAGTTTAGTCGCAGATAATGTATCAGATCTCATATTTCAAAACTTGAAAGATTTAGTCAAACAAATGCCGCAGAAATTGCATCATTTACAGTACTCCATTGAAAAGGTAtgacttttctttaatttttagtcTTAATTTATAATTGCTTATGGTAAATATGATTTGTGTAATCAGAGTGTTGAAATTATTCCAAGTATTACTTGCTGgagtacattttttttttctattcactAGCCGAGACTAACACATATCCAATAATTACATCACATATTTGATTTTGACAGATTACTaaacttgttgagttttttGTCTTCAGGTACTTCAATAAAGTCATTTTCTTATTGAATTATTGAACCACCCATAATTTCTTCCTATAGTAAATGCCTTCAATTGTGTTCGtattataatgattttgattgaagaAATGAGTCTCGTTTGTTTTTCTGATGTGATCAAATAACTTGAAGTGAAACACAATTATTCTCAAACAGtttcactatcaattggactaatgagttTTGGAAATCTTCTATCAATATATAGTACAAAATTTGGTTCCACATCAGCCAACAGTAAACAAATTATGAATGGTTCAacgattcaataggaaaataacATAGTTGAGGCACTGAGGAGATAAAACTCAACAAGTTTTAGAGATCTGTTTATATATTTGGCCTTTAAACAAATCAagtttgttttttcctttttctgatTGGATATTGGAACTCTGTTTTGCAGGGTATTTTGGATTGCCGGTTCTTCAGTCTTTTAGCAGTTGCAGGGACATTGATTGGTTCATTATTATGCTTTATTGAGGTAAAATATATTAGTAATGTACTAGATTTTATGCAATTTTAAGACTACTAAATATTCTCATTTTGCAGGGTTGTTACTTAATCATAGAGTCATACATCCACTATTTTATCGCAATCTCACATAAATCAGACGTTGGACATGTAGTGCAGCTATTGATCGAAGCTATCGGTATGTTTTCCCCTCTCTTAAACGAACTGAATGAACAATTGTTTACATTATCAGCATAAAGAAGTTAAACTGTAACCGAAtaatgttccttttttttttttccagatatGTTTCTATTGGGGACTGCTATGCTTACATTTGGAATGGGATTGTATGTCATGTTTGTGGGATCAAGAAATATTAATGTTAAAGGAGATGATGATGATCAATTGTCAGGCAAAAAGTTGTATTATTTTCAAACACTTCCATCATTAATGGGAATGAAATCAGTAATGCAAGCAAAAGCAAGAATAGGACATGCACTTATAATGTTACTTCAAGTTGGagtattggagaagttcaaGAACATACCTGTGGTTAATGGATTGGATCTTGCTTGTTTTGCTGCTGCTGTTTTTGTTTCATCTATTTGTGTTTTCATTCTTTCTAGGCTTGCTGTCACTAACACAAAGGCTGGAGACTAagaaaaatgcacatttttacACTAAAtgtataaagcaagaaaaaaaaattataagcaaAAAATAGGTATGTATACTAGTCAACAATTAGGACTTTGTTATAGTTGGCCttattatttaacataaatattCTTTCAATCTGTAACAATTAAATACATTTGTTCATATGTGTACTTGTATATTATTGAATTAGTAAATGAGTTTCTTTACGCCTGGTCAATGAAATAGTTGAGAGCCGTGCAGCTTCAATTCCAGCAAAGACAAAAATAATAGGTGATTCCTCCTATAGTACAGAAAGGGGGTTGTTTGTATAGAAATGTTACTCACTCTAGGCACAACATAGTGCTAAGTTTTCACATACAATTGAGTAACTAAATATCCAATCAAATACTTTACATGATAGTTTACAGCAAATCTTGCACTAATTCAAGAGAGCTAAAAATTTGGTGCTTCACATTTGATAAAACTCACCACAATTTTAACAGTGTACGTAGGTcaacaaaagaattataaataggTTAAAAAAAAGACCCTCCTAAAGAAGGCCAGTTTGTTCAAATGCACAACATACCATCACTGCATTTTTCTTCTTTCGTTCGATGAAACCTTTTCGGGCTCTCTCTATCCCATTCCCACCAGGGCTTCGAAAAAACAGTGCCCTTTGAATTCTGAAGAACAAATAGGAATATGCTAATCCTATCTGATCTCTCTATTGAATGTCATTAGCACATATCACAGAGGAAGCAAATATGCTCGAAACTTGGAGAAAGACTGGGTGTTGTTGTTTCGGCTATCCATTCTCGTGCAAACCAAGAATATACATCAACCTGTTAGAGGCTTTGCTTTTCTTATGTGACCCATGCTATTGACGAGATCCTTGCGTGTACAAACAGGAAACATGTTGATATTCTTGAACTCTTTAAACCGCCAAAGGACATATGGAAAACTCAGTTGATCACGGGATGTAAAGCGAACCACCTCATTGAACCATAAGCACATGAGCAGATTAGTTGATGGGGTGTGCTCTCTCACAATAATTGAAGCCTCAGATAGAGCTGCACCGATATAGTGAGTGTGAGAATGATTTACTGATTAGAATACAATCATCTCATTTGAACAAATTTTGGAATAGCAGCACTATAATTATGCAGTGGATAACAATCACGGTATATGCTTCATTTCAGCTGACAAGGAAAAGAGAAATTCTACCTTTTTTCCCATTGAATCTCTTATCCTCGGGGAGTCCATCTTGACGGTACTGAGCTATCTGCACGGCCACTTCCTCTGGAGTGGCTTTATTTTTCTTGACAACAGCCTTTGCCTCATCATACACACTACTCCGAGCTCCATGTTCCGAGATTGCTAGTACAGAGTTTGAACGCCAAAGCAGAGCCTCCAACACACCCAACGGATCCCTCCTAAGTTGGGACTTTGAGTCTACCCAAATGGAATATCTAGAACTTGGAAAGAGACGATGGGCCAGCATCTGATTAAATTAGACATGGATTAAATACTCATAAATCATTTCGCTAGTAAAATATTCACAATCGTACTAATTCAACCCTCATACTTCTAAATCTTAAGAGGATGTATTAAAAGACAACAAATTTTCTTTTCCAGACATTTTTAATCTTCAAAATTGGTTCATCATTCCAATTTGCTCCATCACACTTCAACTTTGTAAGGCACCATATTTCTTGACGACTCATGGAGAAGAATATTGGGAGTGGGACAAGATTACCAGAAGTTCCACTTTAAGTATTAGGATATGTTCATTGTAAAATGGAAAAGCATACAAGAAATTGAGGAATCGGGCGACAAGCATACCTTTGGGATTTTACCATTCAACCTTTGGTCTGTGAATGGTAGATTCTTAACCAGGATGATGCGCCACTTTCCGATGTAACGGTCATCACCAACTTTATGACCATCTGCCTCTTGTGATGCAAGTGTAATTTCATCCCAAAAAGCCACAAAGCAAACCTGCATCATTTAATTTTAACGACATAAATTAACTAAGGTGTCGAGCACCACTTTAAATCTCCAAACCAACTACATTGtgatttaattgtaattttacaAAGTGGAAACGTTAGACTGGAAATCAATCATGAGCATTAACAATCCCAAAAAATAACCTTCTTGAGAGATGACTCTGACATTCCTATAGGTTGATAGAGATCATCTCCACCACCAAATGCACAAGTTGACACCACAGCTTTGCAGGATTCCATGTAACTTCTATCTTCAACAGAAATCCTAAAGCCTCCTTTATCACTGTAAAAACCACAGTGGATGGATGCACCCGCTCCTTTCACCTGAGATAATGCTTAAGCAAAATtgtcaaaagaagaagaaagagaaatacataaattatttcacAGATAAATAGGTGATCACCAAAAAGCAAGACGCGGGTCGACAACCTTAAAACTTTCATCCCTTTGCTTGAGAGTTTGGTTTCCTGTGAATAAATTAAATCTTGACGCCCCCAAGTGTAGCTCatatggcattccatcatctagAGAAGCAGGATTGGCCTCTGTGATGTATACCACCCGTTTAATAGGATCGGCAGGTACTTTATCCATGGGGAAATCAAGATGCTCAAGTCCTTCAGCTGGTAGTAACTTCAAGCAAGCTGCAAATCCATGTTATGTTACACAGTATTGAAGACAATGGGTCAAACAATATAGCACTTTGACAATTGCTATGTAATTAACCACAAAGGTGTGTTGAATACAATAGTTTTACCCCAAGAAAAGTCAAATGATCTACCCATATGGCAAATAGATCACCTTAGTACCAAATTTATGATTCTCTCTATATCTGAGATTCTCACATAGTAACTCCTAGAATCATTTGGATTTGATTTTCTCGTGATTGATAGAGAACTTGACTACACAGTCATTTGTTCTACTGGAGGGAGAGAATGTAGCTTGAGATTAGTTCATTTGGTCAACTTGTTTGAGGTTTGGGATCCTAATGAAAGTATATTTGGGGTAAGCAGAGAACACAGACTAGATCCAATTGTCATGCCCTTGAGAAAATTCAGTTGCTAgctgaatgaaaaaaataatccttCAGATGCCTCAGACGAAACCACCTAAAGGGTTGTTAATGAAAGCTGAAGAGTCCTatcgacttttatgaagaggcAAGGAGTTATAACTGCTATCTGTGTTTCCAAGCAACACAGCCGTTAACATGTTTGGCTGACAAAGGTTACATATTTAGATAGATGCAGTACCAACCAGTTCCGTCAGGCTACTTGATGAGCATATTCTTTTTTGTACAAGTACAAGTATAATCTCTTTCTTGTAAGAACAAATCAAGGTTATTTAGACCACAAGGAAGGGTACATTTATACCTTCACATGGAGAATTTAATTATCACTATTTTGAGTACAGATCATTTTAAGTCTCTCCCAAGGCAAGTATATGCATCTCGGTGTACATAATGAAGACAACTGTTGTATTGACCAAAACAATTCTTTACTGTTCTATTCGTTTGAAACACATTTTTATTCTCAGAAAGACAGTTGCAActgaattttaactttttagtgTTCTATATGGATCAGTATCCCAACTCACAACGCTCAGCCCTCTTTCTATGGAGGTCTATCCTGTAGAGATGCTCAAATTGGATCATGATCAATTTCTAGCTTGGTAAAGTCCAAGGGATATCATTTCGGAGTGGAAGATTCTGAATAAGGCAATTGACATAGTAAGGACCAGATTTTTATCATTGTACTTATACCTAGCATTAGATTCATCAATTTATAGATATAACAATCAGTATCATTCATAAGTTCTAATCAGATATTGAACAAAAGACTACAGACATGCATATTTCAAGCAGGCCAATCCTAAAATAACTACAAGCCGTGAAATTCAATAATGCAAGTAATGTGCAGATTTTACATAAACTGCTATCATAGCAAAAGGCAATTAGGCACTAATATAATTTAGATCATATTGCGAAAAGAAACTCACGTTCTCTAACTCCATGCACGACATGAGTCACTAGATCAAGGCGATTCAAGTTCGTCGGCGGTTTCTTCTCAACAACCTTATCAGTTTTATTTCCAGTCACTGGATTCGAATTTTTAACAACCGAACTAGGTCTTCTTCCAATTCGAGAGGCTTCAAAGATAAGAAGACCTGCTGCAAGTAAGAATAGCAGAAAAGGCCACCACCTGAGGAGCTTTTTCAGGACAATATGAGAGAAACCAGTTTTGCCTCGGAGGGcatatttctttctcttccTACGAGCTCGTGCCCTAAGCTTGTTTGCAAATTCGTCGGGCTCGTCGTCGGAGACAGTAATGGAGACACTGTTGTTTAACATCGACGACGATGACGACATTGAACGGCGGCGACTAGACGGAGATTTAGCAGTGCAGTCGAGACGACGTCGTCAGTAGCTTTCTGTATGATCCTTGATCTACTAATTTTTTTCTCAGCATGGTATTAGCTGACCGACGcatttatttttaacttgtgtaattttctttttaactcttatattaaaaaaatattttatttatttaattgtccattttaaaaaacaacaaaGTTTTTTAATACTTCCCTTCGTATTAAATAGTCAAAGATGACTCTggtaatcaaatttaaaatttaaaatttaaaattattattataatattagtatagtaaaaaactttttagttagatttttttttaaaaaattgtgtcaAATTAATATGAGTCAAGTTGTAAGTAAATAATATCACACAATTGAAACAGatgaattacaattttttcatgtatCCACTTATAGGCAATCAATATCATAAATTCTATTTGGTATATACATCTTCAAATTTCATGGACTCAACGCAGAATTAAAAAATCTAATACATTTCGCTTTAAATGGCTTAATACGAAACACAATGATTGTTTAGATGACAAATATCTTTTAGGTTTCAGAAACTTATTGTGTCGAATTTTCATTCCAAACTTGAAAAAAACAAAGGTAAAAAGGATATAGTTCAATGATAAGTGTCATATCGTTGTCATTGTGGTGAAAATCATCATTTTGAGTTTGATTATCTCTATTAAGCTTCTTTGCTTCTTCTTGTATTTGCTTTCCCACGGTTGTATAAAGGATTTATAACATTTACACGATAATAAAGATGACTATAATTTTAGAGTGAATTCTAGACGAATATGAAACTAATAGCCgtcctattatttttttagaggaGCTACAAAGATAGTACTCCAAGCAAAACCAAAACCATTTTTTTTACTACTAACTCGAGAAATATTACATGT
This genomic window contains:
- the LOC101245158 gene encoding uncharacterized protein isoform X2; its protein translation is MAINGRLLRTSKQMGLGNNNGGQNQYYSLMNNYSLRFKCLNKGRLIGGAEKKVVVVATKAVGTAVVSEPITTQNWKISDGILDCRFFSLLAVAGTLIGSLLCFIEGCYLIIESYIHYFIAISHKSDVGHVVQLLIEAIDMFLLGTAMLTFGMGLYVMFVGSRNINVKGDDDDQLSGKKLYYFQTLPSLMGMKSVMQAKARIGHALIMLLQVGVLEKFKNIPVVNGLDLACFAAAVFVSSICVFILSRLAVTNTKAGD
- the LOC101245158 gene encoding uncharacterized protein isoform X1, translated to MAINGRLLRTSKQMGLGNNNGGQNQYYSLMNNYSLRFKCLNKGRLIGGAEKKVVVVATKAVGTAVVSEPITTQNWKISDVSLVADNVSDLIFQNLKDLVKQMPQKLHHLQYSIEKGILDCRFFSLLAVAGTLIGSLLCFIEGCYLIIESYIHYFIAISHKSDVGHVVQLLIEAIDMFLLGTAMLTFGMGLYVMFVGSRNINVKGDDDDQLSGKKLYYFQTLPSLMGMKSVMQAKARIGHALIMLLQVGVLEKFKNIPVVNGLDLACFAAAVFVSSICVFILSRLAVTNTKAGD
- the LOC101245644 gene encoding probable hexosyltransferase MUCI70; the encoded protein is MSSSSSMLNNSVSITVSDDEPDEFANKLRARARRKRKKYALRGKTGFSHIVLKKLLRWWPFLLFLLAAGLLIFEASRIGRRPSSVVKNSNPVTGNKTDKVVEKKPPTNLNRLDLVTHVVHGVREPCLKLLPAEGLEHLDFPMDKVPADPIKRVVYITEANPASLDDGMPYELHLGASRFNLFTGNQTLKQRDESFKVKGAGASIHCGFYSDKGGFRISVEDRSYMESCKAVVSTCAFGGGDDLYQPIGMSESSLKKVCFVAFWDEITLASQEADGHKVGDDRYIGKWRIILVKNLPFTDQRLNGKIPKMLAHRLFPSSRYSIWVDSKSQLRRDPLGVLEALLWRSNSVLAISEHGARSSVYDEAKAVVKKNKATPEEVAVQIAQYRQDGLPEDKRFNGKKALSEASIIVREHTPSTNLLMCLWFNEVVRFTSRDQLSFPYVLWRFKEFKNINMFPVCTRKDLVNSMGHIRKAKPLTG